The Oncorhynchus tshawytscha isolate Ot180627B linkage group LG30, Otsh_v2.0, whole genome shotgun sequence genome includes a region encoding these proteins:
- the sytl2a gene encoding uncharacterized protein sytl2a isoform X3, which produces MQDGKELGEHSLLDLDCTSPPEGEEETGQSDQSGINSGTDQGDHRPLKEDIEVNSGIDQGDHRPLKEDIEVNSGIDQGDHRPLKEDIEVNSGIDQGDHRPLKEDIEVLTAVGSPCWLQQPIHDMQRQVDIGEGLSCREKPDIRCLDTGPAQVPADQLDHRHAESLTLQVSDLHCAEQETGKPILLGAAAQGISPTKITEEDGQSMAKVRDWVSWNLGSCDKPQVQLPQQPSDEPVTPVDIITDEMPSDAASKKPSSRVSPKPRRGLLGIFSRWEAREEKIPEPQSPVKEEVVLCEQKELDDTTLNFVVCQSTVNTYSDQQQDLHKCATDKQSAKNEKTPEVRELLLKKEIDQTQQGPQGSACGVDALPDKLSNLKSFWEREIGPKILLSKLSIDTMRCEVLVSAGDTCDQKMHDFGKDFAKAETVEASSSFQNIQLHLDTSGMRKSNIFGAKSNDSNDSHMLINHPFSQKVETSEQCNIDLSAALSYDEKSSSSVESNYMLKTSGDNGTFRDKSILISEDNSSSSVGLTVPSQTVQPDEKVDIPLHVSPSSPRTSRQGRVPVPLVRRSLSQQESRKAKINNLKSFWEKENSGPRVIVGKPKEALDSQTHPFSETPPVHHSIATSQSSLRTIETDLGKGDCDKQSSSLYGVKASASDLSMAERIEKGFIKWSSNSSLLSSHCSVGDVDSINQQDSCKMETGPTLNQERPLSPKTPLPRSEIPKWKDKTDDELKRSPSKTCHPKALPRGSSSFQGARRDSSPFKSFSIDIASPTREHQDDPERATPVVKPRKGLSHEAMQSGSEYTKHTLGITSTSPQFRSEEKGQDRLTFPRRGSAQSSLTSMMSPLSPTRSLPCPFRRTSLGNLSVQEGSPHWSSRPNHGDPHIRRAFEAGKIGQQTINRDPGERKLSGASEVSETYLLLARSFIPQSNQHYLGLPEQTHIPQFISDKVGNDHLSPTVPTPLLLSMRSSEGSPSWISPRSMENVDSRLSRGSMPEIWSQSRASSSCHGENSSPIRLEFKQMSSRPLSRSLEDVLSPPKREERSKIDQRSEMNLNVDDVSAVPPSSLLPLHLPPPSSLSVPEQMKNMSKSVSVMQDEKDGRDSDSTSVESLNFSWKKRMGSSLTNLSLSSGMASMSSVSGSVASIYSGVDGDVEVKGTIRFAMNYVQKLGEFHIFVVHCRDLAVAEPKKNRSDPYVKCYLLPDKAKMGKRKASVKKKTLNPTYNEILRFKVTMETLKTQALNVSVWHNDNFGRNSFLGEVDLDLSEWDFSNTQMNDYALKARISTQSLSPSHSQSIDHRGEMRIGLRFLPQISYSKRSSKTETGEVQIWVKDCKNLPAIRGAIIDPFVKCTVLPDTSRKSRQKTRVVKKTANPMFNHTMVYDGFRPDDLREACVEVTVWDHDRLTNHFIGGLRLGLGTGKSYGLEVDWMDSTSEEASLWERMMHSHNEWVEDIIPLRMLIKARGVSK; this is translated from the exons ATGCAGGATGGAAAGGAGCTGGGCGAACACAGTCTCCTGGATTTGGACTGTACAAGCCccccagagggagaggaggagacggggcAGTCAGACCAAAGTGGCATCAACAGTGGTACTGACCAGGGTGATCACAGACCACTAAAGGAAGACATTGAGGTCAACAGTGGTATTGACCAGGGTGATCACAGACCACTAAAGGAAGACATTGAGGTCAACAGTGGTATTGACCAGGGTGATCACAGACCACTAAAGGAAGACATTGAGGTCAACAGTGGTATTGACCAGGGTGATCACAGACCACTAAAGGAAGACATTGAG GTTTTGACAGCTGTAGGTTCACCTTGCTGGCTCCAACAGCCCATTCATGATATGCAGAGACAGGTGGACATAGGTGAGGGTCTGAGTTGCAGAGAGAAGCCAGATATAAGATGCCTAGACACAGGCCCAGCCCAGGTCCCTGCTG ATCAACTTGACCATCGTCATGCTGAGTCCCTTACCCTTCAGGTGTCCGACCTCCATTGTGCTGAGCAAGAGACAGGTAAGCCCATTCTCTTGGGGGCCGCGGCCCAGGGGATCTCCCCCACCAAGATAACAGAGGAGGACGGTCAATCCATGGCTAAGGTTCGCGACTGGGTCAGCTGGAACCTGGGAAGCTGTGACAAGCCACAGGTTCAGCTCCCCCAACAACCCAGTGATGAACCAGTGACTCCTGTCGACATCATCACAGATGAGATGCCAAGTGATGCTGCCTCTAAGAAGCCATCTAGTCGTGTGTCTCCAAAGCCTCGGAGAGGGCTCCTAGGGATATTTAGTAGATGGGAAGCAAGAGAAGAGAAAATCCCTGAGCCGCAAAGCCCAGTTAAAGAGGAGGTGGTTCTCTGTGAACAGAAAGAGCTTGACGACACCACCCTGAACTTCGTCGTCTGCCAGTCCACTGTGAATACTTATTCTGACCAGCAGCAAGATCTGCATAAATGTGCTACTGACAAACAGTCAGCTAAAAATGAGAAGACACCGGAGGTTAGAGAACTACTGCTTAAAAAAGAAATAGACCAAACTCAACAGGGGCCACAGGGGAGTGCATGTGGAGTAGATGCGTTACCAGATAAACTCTCCAACTTGAAATCATTTTGGGAAAGAGAAATTGGCCCTAAAATACTGCTCAGTAAACTAAGCATTGATACAATGAGGTGTGAAGTACTTGTCAGTGCTGGGGATACTTGTGACCAAAAAATGCATGATTTTGGTAAAGATTTTGCCAAGGCTGAGACTGTTGAAGCATCATCATCTTTTCAAAATATTCAGCTTCACCTCGACACTAGTGGCATGAGAAAGTCCAATATCTTTGGAGCAAAAAGCAATGATAGTAATGACTCACATATGCTGATTAACCATCCTTTCTCCCAAAAGGTGGAAACCTCAGAGCAGTGTAACATAGACCTCAGTGCTGCTCTGTCATATGACGAAAAGTCCTCATCTTCCGTTGAAAGTAACTACATGTTAAAAACATCAGGTGACAATGGTACATTCAGGGATAAATCCATCCTTATCTCTGAAGATAATTCCAGTTCATCTGTGGGCTTGACAGTGCCTTCTCAGACAGTCCAGCCAGATGAGAAGGTGGACATTCCTTTACATGTCTCTCCATCCAGTCCCCGCACAAGCCGGCAAGGGCGTGTCCCAGTGCCCCTTGTTAGACGTTCCCTCAGTCAACAGGAAAGCAGGAAGGCCAAGATCAATAACCTCAAGTCCTTCTGGGAGAAGGAGAATAGTGGACCAAGGGTCATTGTTGGCAAACCAAAGGAGGCTTTAGATAGTCAAACCCATCCGTTTTCAGAAACACCTCCAGTCCACCACTCAATTGCCACTTCTCAGTCTAGTCTAAGAACAATTGAAACTGACCTAGGGAAGGGTGACTGTGACAAGCAAAGCTCTTCCTTATACGGGGTTAAGGCCAGCGCCTCCGACTTGTCCATGGCTGAAAGAATAGAAAAGGGTTTCATCAAGTGGAGTTCAAACTCATCACTACTGAGTAGTCACTGTAGTGTTGGCGATGTTGATTCTATAAATCAGCAAGATTCATGTAAGATGGAAACAGGGCCAACCCTGAATCAAGAAAGACCCTTAAGTCCTAAAACACCTCTGCCTAGATCTGAAATTCCAAAGTGGAAAGACAAAACTGACGATGAACTTAAGAGAAGTCCTTCAAAGACCTGTCATCCAAAAGCCCTGCCCAGAGGTTCATCCAGTTTCCAAGGAGCCAGGCGTGATAGTTCTCCATTTAAATCCTTCTCCATAGACATTGCCTCACCCACAAGGGAGCATCAGGATGATCCAGAGAGAGCAACACCAGTGGTTAAACCGAGAAAAGGACTCTCACATGAAGCAATGCAGTCAGGATCAGAGTACACCAAACATACCCTAGGAATCACGTCTACCTCTCCACAGTTTAGATCTGAAGAGAAGGGGCAGGATCGCCTGACCTTTCCACGTAGAGGCTCGGCACAGAGCTCACTAACTTCTATGATGTCCCCGCTATCACCTACTAGGTCGCTCCCTTGCCCCTTCAGAAGGACCAGTTTAGGGAACCTAAGTGTACAGGAGGGCAGTCCTCACTGGTCCTCTAGGCCAAATCATGGGGACCCGCATATAAGAAGAGCCTTTGAAGCTGGCAAGATTGGTCAACAGACCATCAATAGGGATCCTGGTGAAAGAAAGCTTTCGGGAGCATCTGAAGTCTCTGAAACATATCTCCTCCTTGCAAGATCTTTCATTCCCCAGAGCAACCAACATTATTTGGGGCTCCCTGAGCAGACACACATCCCTCAGTTTATCTCAGATAAAGTGGGGAATGACCATTTGAGTCCCACTGTCCCCACTCCATTGCTCCTGAGCATGAGAAGCAGTGAGGGGAGTCCATCTTGGATCAGTCCTAGGTCCATGGAGAATGTCGACAGTCGCTTATCCAGAGGAAGCATGCCTGAGATCTGGTCTCAATCTCGGGCAAGTTCAAGCT GTCATGGTGAGAACTCAAGCCCTATCAGGTTAGAGTTTAAACAAATGTCTTCAAGACCCTTATCCAGAAGTCTGGAGGACGTTTTATCACCACCAAAAC gagaagagagaagtaaAATTGACCAAAGAAGTGAAATGAATCTAAATGTGGATGATG TCTCTGCAgtgcctccctcctccctccttcctctccatctccctcctccctcctccctttcagTCCCGGAGCAGATGAAGAATATGAGCAAGTCGGTGTCTGTTATGCAGGATGAg AAGGATGGCAGAGACAGTGACAGCACCTCAGTGGAAAGTCTCAACTTCAGCTGGAAAAAGCGGATGGGCAGTTCCCTCACTAACCTTAGCCTCTCCTCTGGCATGGCGTCCATGTCCTCT GTGAGCGGCAGTGTGGCAAGCATCTACAGTGGAGTAGATGGGGATGTGGAAGTGAAGGGAACAATCCGGTTTGCCATGAATTATGTCCAGAAGCTCGGGGAGTTCCACATCTTTGTTGTCCACTGCAGAGATCTTGCCGTGGCAGAACCCAAGAAGAACCGTTCTGATCC ATATGTGAAATGTTACCTCTTACCGGACAAAGCGAAGATGGGAAAGAGAAAAGCCAGTGTGAAAAAGAAGACCTTGAACCCCACTTACAATGAGATCCTTAGG TTTAAAGTTACCATGGAGACCCTCAAGACTCAAGCACTTAATGTCTCCGTGTGGCACAACGACAACTTTGGACGGAACAGCTTCCTTGGCGAGGTGGACTTGGATTTGTCTGAATGGGACTTTAGCAACACGCAGATGAATGATTATGCTTTGAAAGCAAGG ATCTCGAcacagtctctcagtccctctcaCTCCCAATCTATTGACcatagaggagagatgagaatagGATTGCGTTTCCTGCCACAGATCTCCTACA GTAAGAGGTCATCCAAAACTGAGACGGGTGAGGTGCAGATTTGGGTGAAAGACTGCAAGAACCTGCCTGCTATCAGGGGTGCGATCATTGACCCCTTCGTGAAATG CACCGTGCTTCCAGACACGAGCAGGAAAAGCCGACAGAAGACTCGGGTGGTGAAGAAGACGGCCAACCCCATGTTCAATCACACCATGGTCTATGATGGCTTTCGGCCGGATGACCTACGAGAGGCCTGCGTTGAAGTCACAGTGTGGGATCACGACCGGCTCACTAACCATTTCATTGGGGGCTTAAGACTGGGCCTTGGAACAG GTAAAAGTTATGGGTTAGAGGTGGATTGGATGGATTCAACCTCTGAAGAAGCAAGTTTATGGGAGAGAATGATGCATTCTCACAATGAATGGGTTGAGGATATTATACCCTTGAGAATGTTGATAAAGGCAAGAGGTGTATCAAAATAA
- the sytl2a gene encoding uncharacterized protein sytl2a isoform X2, with amino-acid sequence MQDGKELGEHSLLDLDCTSPPEGEEETGQSDQSGINSGTDQGDHRPLKEDIEVNSGIDQGDHRPLKEDIEVNSGIDQGDHRPLKEDIEVNSGIDQGDHRPLKEDIEVNSGIDQGDHRPLKEDIEVLTAVGSPCWLQQPIHDMQRQVDIGEGLSCREKPDIRCLDTGPAQVPADQLDHRHAESLTLQVSDLHCAEQETGKPILLGAAAQGISPTKITEEDGQSMAKVRDWVSWNLGSCDKPQVQLPQQPSDEPVTPVDIITDEMPSDAASKKPSSRVSPKPRRGLLGIFSRWEAREEKIPEPQSPVKEEVVLCEQKELDDTTLNFVVCQSTVNTYSDQQQDLHKCATDKQSAKNEKTPEVRELLLKKEIDQTQQGPQGSACGVDALPDKLSNLKSFWEREIGPKILLSKLSIDTMRCEVLVSAGDTCDQKMHDFGKDFAKAETVEASSSFQNIQLHLDTSGMRKSNIFGAKSNDSNDSHMLINHPFSQKVETSEQCNIDLSAALSYDEKSSSSVESNYMLKTSGDNGTFRDKSILISEDNSSSSVGLTVPSQTVQPDEKVDIPLHVSPSSPRTSRQGRVPVPLVRRSLSQQESRKAKINNLKSFWEKENSGPRVIVGKPKEALDSQTHPFSETPPVHHSIATSQSSLRTIETDLGKGDCDKQSSSLYGVKASASDLSMAERIEKGFIKWSSNSSLLSSHCSVGDVDSINQQDSCKMETGPTLNQERPLSPKTPLPRSEIPKWKDKTDDELKRSPSKTCHPKALPRGSSSFQGARRDSSPFKSFSIDIASPTREHQDDPERATPVVKPRKGLSHEAMQSGSEYTKHTLGITSTSPQFRSEEKGQDRLTFPRRGSAQSSLTSMMSPLSPTRSLPCPFRRTSLGNLSVQEGSPHWSSRPNHGDPHIRRAFEAGKIGQQTINRDPGERKLSGASEVSETYLLLARSFIPQSNQHYLGLPEQTHIPQFISDKVGNDHLSPTVPTPLLLSMRSSEGSPSWISPRSMENVDSRLSRGSMPEIWSQSRASSSCHGENSSPIRLEFKQMSSRPLSRSLEDVLSPPKREERSKIDQRSEMNLNVDDVSAVPPSSLLPLHLPPPSSLSVPEQMKNMSKSVSVMQDEKDGRDSDSTSVESLNFSWKKRMGSSLTNLSLSSGMASMSSVSGSVASIYSGVDGDVEVKGTIRFAMNYVQKLGEFHIFVVHCRDLAVAEPKKNRSDPYVKCYLLPDKAKMGKRKASVKKKTLNPTYNEILRFKVTMETLKTQALNVSVWHNDNFGRNSFLGEVDLDLSEWDFSNTQMNDYALKARISTQSLSPSHSQSIDHRGEMRIGLRFLPQISYSKRSSKTETGEVQIWVKDCKNLPAIRGAIIDPFVKCTVLPDTSRKSRQKTRVVKKTANPMFNHTMVYDGFRPDDLREACVEVTVWDHDRLTNHFIGGLRLGLGTGKSYGLEVDWMDSTSEEASLWERMMHSHNEWVEDIIPLRMLIKARGVSK; translated from the exons ATGCAGGATGGAAAGGAGCTGGGCGAACACAGTCTCCTGGATTTGGACTGTACAAGCCccccagagggagaggaggagacggggcAGTCAGACCAAAGTGGCATCAACAGTGGTACTGACCAGGGTGATCACAGACCACTAAAGGAAGACATTGAGGTCAACAGTGGTATTGACCAGGGTGATCACAGACCACTAAAGGAAGACATTGAGGTCAACAGTGGTATTGACCAGGGTGATCACAGACCACTAAAGGAAGACATTGAGGTCAACAGTGGTATTGACCAGGGTGATCACAGACCACTAAAGGAAGACATTGAGGTCAACAGTGGTATTGACCAGGGTGATCACAGACCACTAAAGGAAGACATTGAGGTTTTGACAGCTGTAGGTTCACCTTGCTGGCTCCAACAGCCCATTCATGATATGCAGAGACAGGTGGACATAGGTGAGGGTCTGAGTTGCAGAGAGAAGCCAGATATAAGATGCCTAGACACAGGCCCAGCCCAGGTCCCTGCTG ATCAACTTGACCATCGTCATGCTGAGTCCCTTACCCTTCAGGTGTCCGACCTCCATTGTGCTGAGCAAGAGACAGGTAAGCCCATTCTCTTGGGGGCCGCGGCCCAGGGGATCTCCCCCACCAAGATAACAGAGGAGGACGGTCAATCCATGGCTAAGGTTCGCGACTGGGTCAGCTGGAACCTGGGAAGCTGTGACAAGCCACAGGTTCAGCTCCCCCAACAACCCAGTGATGAACCAGTGACTCCTGTCGACATCATCACAGATGAGATGCCAAGTGATGCTGCCTCTAAGAAGCCATCTAGTCGTGTGTCTCCAAAGCCTCGGAGAGGGCTCCTAGGGATATTTAGTAGATGGGAAGCAAGAGAAGAGAAAATCCCTGAGCCGCAAAGCCCAGTTAAAGAGGAGGTGGTTCTCTGTGAACAGAAAGAGCTTGACGACACCACCCTGAACTTCGTCGTCTGCCAGTCCACTGTGAATACTTATTCTGACCAGCAGCAAGATCTGCATAAATGTGCTACTGACAAACAGTCAGCTAAAAATGAGAAGACACCGGAGGTTAGAGAACTACTGCTTAAAAAAGAAATAGACCAAACTCAACAGGGGCCACAGGGGAGTGCATGTGGAGTAGATGCGTTACCAGATAAACTCTCCAACTTGAAATCATTTTGGGAAAGAGAAATTGGCCCTAAAATACTGCTCAGTAAACTAAGCATTGATACAATGAGGTGTGAAGTACTTGTCAGTGCTGGGGATACTTGTGACCAAAAAATGCATGATTTTGGTAAAGATTTTGCCAAGGCTGAGACTGTTGAAGCATCATCATCTTTTCAAAATATTCAGCTTCACCTCGACACTAGTGGCATGAGAAAGTCCAATATCTTTGGAGCAAAAAGCAATGATAGTAATGACTCACATATGCTGATTAACCATCCTTTCTCCCAAAAGGTGGAAACCTCAGAGCAGTGTAACATAGACCTCAGTGCTGCTCTGTCATATGACGAAAAGTCCTCATCTTCCGTTGAAAGTAACTACATGTTAAAAACATCAGGTGACAATGGTACATTCAGGGATAAATCCATCCTTATCTCTGAAGATAATTCCAGTTCATCTGTGGGCTTGACAGTGCCTTCTCAGACAGTCCAGCCAGATGAGAAGGTGGACATTCCTTTACATGTCTCTCCATCCAGTCCCCGCACAAGCCGGCAAGGGCGTGTCCCAGTGCCCCTTGTTAGACGTTCCCTCAGTCAACAGGAAAGCAGGAAGGCCAAGATCAATAACCTCAAGTCCTTCTGGGAGAAGGAGAATAGTGGACCAAGGGTCATTGTTGGCAAACCAAAGGAGGCTTTAGATAGTCAAACCCATCCGTTTTCAGAAACACCTCCAGTCCACCACTCAATTGCCACTTCTCAGTCTAGTCTAAGAACAATTGAAACTGACCTAGGGAAGGGTGACTGTGACAAGCAAAGCTCTTCCTTATACGGGGTTAAGGCCAGCGCCTCCGACTTGTCCATGGCTGAAAGAATAGAAAAGGGTTTCATCAAGTGGAGTTCAAACTCATCACTACTGAGTAGTCACTGTAGTGTTGGCGATGTTGATTCTATAAATCAGCAAGATTCATGTAAGATGGAAACAGGGCCAACCCTGAATCAAGAAAGACCCTTAAGTCCTAAAACACCTCTGCCTAGATCTGAAATTCCAAAGTGGAAAGACAAAACTGACGATGAACTTAAGAGAAGTCCTTCAAAGACCTGTCATCCAAAAGCCCTGCCCAGAGGTTCATCCAGTTTCCAAGGAGCCAGGCGTGATAGTTCTCCATTTAAATCCTTCTCCATAGACATTGCCTCACCCACAAGGGAGCATCAGGATGATCCAGAGAGAGCAACACCAGTGGTTAAACCGAGAAAAGGACTCTCACATGAAGCAATGCAGTCAGGATCAGAGTACACCAAACATACCCTAGGAATCACGTCTACCTCTCCACAGTTTAGATCTGAAGAGAAGGGGCAGGATCGCCTGACCTTTCCACGTAGAGGCTCGGCACAGAGCTCACTAACTTCTATGATGTCCCCGCTATCACCTACTAGGTCGCTCCCTTGCCCCTTCAGAAGGACCAGTTTAGGGAACCTAAGTGTACAGGAGGGCAGTCCTCACTGGTCCTCTAGGCCAAATCATGGGGACCCGCATATAAGAAGAGCCTTTGAAGCTGGCAAGATTGGTCAACAGACCATCAATAGGGATCCTGGTGAAAGAAAGCTTTCGGGAGCATCTGAAGTCTCTGAAACATATCTCCTCCTTGCAAGATCTTTCATTCCCCAGAGCAACCAACATTATTTGGGGCTCCCTGAGCAGACACACATCCCTCAGTTTATCTCAGATAAAGTGGGGAATGACCATTTGAGTCCCACTGTCCCCACTCCATTGCTCCTGAGCATGAGAAGCAGTGAGGGGAGTCCATCTTGGATCAGTCCTAGGTCCATGGAGAATGTCGACAGTCGCTTATCCAGAGGAAGCATGCCTGAGATCTGGTCTCAATCTCGGGCAAGTTCAAGCT GTCATGGTGAGAACTCAAGCCCTATCAGGTTAGAGTTTAAACAAATGTCTTCAAGACCCTTATCCAGAAGTCTGGAGGACGTTTTATCACCACCAAAAC gagaagagagaagtaaAATTGACCAAAGAAGTGAAATGAATCTAAATGTGGATGATG TCTCTGCAgtgcctccctcctccctccttcctctccatctccctcctccctcctccctttcagTCCCGGAGCAGATGAAGAATATGAGCAAGTCGGTGTCTGTTATGCAGGATGAg AAGGATGGCAGAGACAGTGACAGCACCTCAGTGGAAAGTCTCAACTTCAGCTGGAAAAAGCGGATGGGCAGTTCCCTCACTAACCTTAGCCTCTCCTCTGGCATGGCGTCCATGTCCTCT GTGAGCGGCAGTGTGGCAAGCATCTACAGTGGAGTAGATGGGGATGTGGAAGTGAAGGGAACAATCCGGTTTGCCATGAATTATGTCCAGAAGCTCGGGGAGTTCCACATCTTTGTTGTCCACTGCAGAGATCTTGCCGTGGCAGAACCCAAGAAGAACCGTTCTGATCC ATATGTGAAATGTTACCTCTTACCGGACAAAGCGAAGATGGGAAAGAGAAAAGCCAGTGTGAAAAAGAAGACCTTGAACCCCACTTACAATGAGATCCTTAGG TTTAAAGTTACCATGGAGACCCTCAAGACTCAAGCACTTAATGTCTCCGTGTGGCACAACGACAACTTTGGACGGAACAGCTTCCTTGGCGAGGTGGACTTGGATTTGTCTGAATGGGACTTTAGCAACACGCAGATGAATGATTATGCTTTGAAAGCAAGG ATCTCGAcacagtctctcagtccctctcaCTCCCAATCTATTGACcatagaggagagatgagaatagGATTGCGTTTCCTGCCACAGATCTCCTACA GTAAGAGGTCATCCAAAACTGAGACGGGTGAGGTGCAGATTTGGGTGAAAGACTGCAAGAACCTGCCTGCTATCAGGGGTGCGATCATTGACCCCTTCGTGAAATG CACCGTGCTTCCAGACACGAGCAGGAAAAGCCGACAGAAGACTCGGGTGGTGAAGAAGACGGCCAACCCCATGTTCAATCACACCATGGTCTATGATGGCTTTCGGCCGGATGACCTACGAGAGGCCTGCGTTGAAGTCACAGTGTGGGATCACGACCGGCTCACTAACCATTTCATTGGGGGCTTAAGACTGGGCCTTGGAACAG GTAAAAGTTATGGGTTAGAGGTGGATTGGATGGATTCAACCTCTGAAGAAGCAAGTTTATGGGAGAGAATGATGCATTCTCACAATGAATGGGTTGAGGATATTATACCCTTGAGAATGTTGATAAAGGCAAGAGGTGTATCAAAATAA